The following proteins come from a genomic window of Miscanthus floridulus cultivar M001 chromosome 2, ASM1932011v1, whole genome shotgun sequence:
- the LOC136532402 gene encoding SNF1-related protein kinase regulatory subunit beta-1-like: protein MGNASGREEDAAAVDGDGADVEDGGGDSSERGFPPYGSGGANHVRRACSVGVVGGGGGAGSPPGSPGHSLSPRMFVPQTPVPPLQRAADVTPVFNQILMNEQEEEYDGPPQKEIPGLIVWTLGGKNVYVEGSWDNWKSRKAMQKSGKDYSLLLVLPSGVYRYRFVVDGERRCLPDLPCETDAMGNAVNLLDVNDFVPESVESVAEFEAPPSPDSSYSFQAPEEKDFAKEPPALPSQLHLGVLNSQNSEESCARPQHIVLNHLFIEKGWGAHPLVALGLTHRFESKYVTVVLYKPIER, encoded by the exons ATGGGCAACGCCAGCGGCCGCGAGGAGGACGCCGCGGCTGTTGACGGCGATGGCGCCGACGTGGAGGACGGCGGAGGGGACTCGTCGGAGCGCGGCTTCCCGCCGTACGGCAGCGGAGGAGCCAACCACGTGCGCCGCGCGTGCTCGGTGGGCGTTgtaggtggtggcggtggcgccgGATCGCCACCCGGGAGCCCCGGCCACTCGCTCTCGCCGCGGATGTTCGTGCCCCAG ACCCCTGTACCTCCACTGCAAAGAGCTGCTGATGTAACCCCAGTGTTCAACCAGATATTGATGAatgaacaagaagaagaatacGATGGCCCCCCTCAAAAGGAAATTCCTGGTTTAATTGTCTGGACCCTTGGAGGAAAGAATGTATATGTTGAAGGATCATGGGATAACTGGAAATCAAG AAAAGCCATGCAAAAATCTGGGAAAGATTATTCTCTTTTGCTGGTACTCCCATCAGGAGTTTACCGATACAGATTTGTTGTAGATGGAGAAAGGAGATGTCTTCCTGATCTTCCCTGTGAAACTGATGCAATGGGCAATGCGGTTAACCTTCTTGATGTTAAT GATTTTGTCCCTGAAAGTGTTGAGAGCGTGGCAGAATTCGAGGCACCTCCTTCTCCAGACTCTAGCTACAGTTTCCAGGCACCTGAGGAGAAGGACTTTGCCAAGGAGCCTCCTGCTCTTCCATCTCAACTCCATCTCGGTGTTCTTAACTCACAGAACTCGGAAGAAAGCTGCGCGCGGCCGCAGCACATAGTCCTCAATCACCTCTTCATAGAGAAGGGCTGGGGCGCCCACCCTCTGGTGGCTCTCGGCCTAACCCACAGGTTCGAGTCCAAATATGTAACTGTCGTCCTGTACAAACCCATCGAACGATAG